aaaacaacCAGAACAAGAGCTCGACATGGTAGCAAACCAAAACCCTTTATCAGAATAGCTTGTGAGTTCTCACTCAGATCTAATAATCAAAATCTGTAACTGAGATAATAATCCAAATAAGGTTTTAGAGAAGCCTCAGGTCTCAGGTCTCTGTTTCATACATAAATGCATAAAACTTGCAGCACTTTTCCAGCTCACTGCCTGCAAGAGAACTCCAGCAGCCAagctgagaaacattttcagcCCTTGGACTTTCTCAGATAATCCTTAATCAAAGGACATATACAGTGATATCAAATTTAAATCAATTTATCATGCTAGGCCTCAAGGGAAGGGATAGCTGCTATCTATTTCTTCACCCTGCCTCCCTCTGTAAGAGTAACTAAAGGACTGAAATCAAGGTGTGGCTCCTTCTTCATGACCTACCGCTGTGTTATCTTGCACACAACAtaggtgcctcagtttccctctgcaCATCACAGTGAACATGAACTCATTTAGCTGTTGAGATACTTGGAGGAGAGCACCTCCTTACACGTAACTTATCAGGACTCGGTGCAGAACAAGGCTTACAGTTTTGTGGTTGCTGGTGCAGGTGACCGGAGGAGTCTGGACTTTCAGCCGCATCTGTTGTGATATCTTCGTCACCATGGATGTAATGATGTGCACAGCCAGCATTTTaaacctctgtgctatcagcattGACAGGTGAGAGCCAACAGCATCCAGGGGGAGAGTCTGGAGATGGAGGTCGGTCCTGTACCCCAGCGTGGCAGGGACAAGGAAGTGGGGTTTGCACGGGCAGCATCAGTGTCTTCAGGAACATAAACCTCCCTGCAAGTCTGTCACTGCCTCTGCTGCTATTAGAGTGGCTCTGCCCACCACGTGCTAGAAGATGTCAGCATTTAAGAAAAGGGCAGAGAGGCACAAGCAATAAAACATCACCAGTAGGTGGTCAACCACATCCTCACGCTTTATGAAGGCAGGAACCAGAATTGGTCATCTAATTCCCCCTGAGTCTCAAAGAGGGTTTCTCCTTCTGGAGACCTCGCTCATGAAGTTTTAATACACAAAATCCTGCCATATACATAGGGAGGGGTGAAGATTATTGCTGTGTAATCTTCAGCCTTGCCCTGTTTTTCTacatcttaaaactgagcctatTTTAAGCAATGCTGAGGGCTGGGAGCCAAGACCTCAGCACACGTGATGCTGTTAGGAGGGAGGAGTGGGAGAAGCAAAAAACACTGCGTGCTGTACCTGTGTAACATGTGGTTCAAGGGTAATTGTACGAAGCAGCTCTCAACACTGAGTTGGTCCAGTGTTCCTTCATGGGAATCTTTATCCCCGTTTCATTTTGGCTCTGTCTGCAAAGAGCAGCCCCTGGGCTGTCCTAAAGATGACACTCCTGTGCCTTCCAAATCCTAGCCTTGCTGAGCTGCATCCTCTGGGGCACCCCGGCAGCCGAAGGCCCTGGACACCCGCCCGTGGGCCATCCTCTGGCTGTCAGCGAGGCCGACACCAGAGCGGGCAGCTGAGGCACAGTGTAGCACTCTTTCCCAGCAGTGCACATATAACCTTAGGGGCTTAAGGGAGGGGGCTTTCCTGGGGTTTCTAGATCCATCTGGTATCCCAAACCTTGTAGCTTCACAATGCCGGCGGTTCTGCAGAGCGTTTCTCTGCAGTGCTGCCAACTAACTCTGATTTTCTCTATTCCTTCCCCCAACGCCCCGCTTACCATTTCTACAAATTGCTGATCCCACCATCTgatcttctctcctttcctcttccatttcttcaCCATGTTCACCATCATGTTCCCTACGTggctttcatttctccttttaaaacccggtccttttcctccctccattCTTACCTCTCCTCTTTCTGGAGCTGGTTTGGTCCGCAGATACACAGCAGTGGTGAAACCAGTTCAGTACCAGTACAGCACTGGGCAGAGCTCCTGCAGGAGGGTCTCTCTCATGATCGTGATAGTCTGGATGCTGGCGTTTGCAGTGTCGTGCCCTCTCCTCTTCGGCTTCAATACTACAGGTACGTGACATCCCGAACTATAGCACGCAGGGAGGGCTTGGAAATGGAGCTGCCCTGTGTATGGCCAGGTCATTTAACGTGCATAGTCCTGCAGACTTTCCAAGTTACAGGAAATTTTAGGGAACTGGAAAGCACACTATCAAGGGTGAGAAAAATCTCCAGTGCTGGAGAGCAGATGTGCTCTTGTCTATAAACTTGTCATTTGCTCGGGCAGACACTGACTATTGCTCTGAGGACACACCTGCCTGCTTTACTGCCAAATCAATGCTCATCAAAGTGTCCAGGTCTACAGATCCCCCCAAACAATCACTCTGTGCACACAGAGCAAATCTCCAGACGTGCAGCACatccaacacacacacacacatcagaCTCACTGCATCTTGCCGATATCCACAGGTCCAGACACACAGTTTTAAATCTGATACAGCACACATTTCTAAACAGCAAGGATTGCATATTGGCACTGCTTGTGAGAAACCTCCTTCCCATCCAACTGGCTGTTTGCTTCCTCACCTAATCCCTTGAGGAGAGCAAACAATTTAGCCTCCTCCTTGAAAGCAGGTtggtctttctccttcctctcaccTAGGGCAGCCCATTCTCCCTggaggcagaggggcaggggagCCTTCCTCCCCCCTGAGCCACAGGCAGAAGTCCTCTGCTCCCCATCCATCCCCTATGCAGCGCTTGAGGCGAGAAAGGGACAGGGGGTGGGAAGTGCTGCTGTCCCCCACTGCCTGGTCCAGACAGATGGGGGTGGAGGCACCTAGATAGCTCAGAGGCCATCAGAGGAGTGGGAGAAAGGACGAAAGGAGAAAGGATCCTCTGAGAAAGGATGGGAAGAGACGTGAGAGAAGAGGGCAGAGCTGTTGGCCAGAAAAGCAGGCAGATGCATGCTGGGTCATGCTAGGTGGTCCTAGGTAGAGTCCNNNNNNNNNNNNNNNNNNNNNNNNNNNNNNNNNNNNNNNNNNNNNNNNNNNNNNNNNNNNNNNNNNNNNNNNNNNNNNNNNNNNNNNNNNNNNNNNNNNNNNNNNNNNNNNNNNNNNNNNNNNNNNNNNNNNNNNNNNNNNNNNNNNNNNNNNNNNNNNNNNNNNNNNNNNNNNNNNNNNNNNNNNNNNNNNNNNNNNNNAATGGTTTGAAAGGGATCGCCTGGTCACACATATCCACTTGTTTTACCCATTTTCTCACAGTGAAGCTACATTAAAAAAGGGTGGGGATGTTGAGGGGAGCAGGGCCAACACAAAAATACAAGTGAAAGGTTAGCAGAGCAGGTGTTTCAACTCTTCTTGTTCTCATGCTTCTCCTTGGTGGGATGGAGGCAGAGTTGTCTGGTGCTGGTTCACCCCTCCGGTAAGCCAAGGTCAGTCCAGAGGATATGGTGCAAACCTAAGAAGCAAGTGGGGCTAAGGATGACTCCTACAATTTTCCTTGTCACCCTTTGACCCAAGGAATGGTTTGGATGGTTCCCAGTTCCTCTGTGGCATCCTCTTTTGCAGGAACACATGGAGAGAAAAGCTTTGCCAAACAGATGCCAGGGCACCTTTTCCCCCTGTCTCCCACTCAAATGCCCAGGCCAGGAGGTGTCTACCAAAAGGAAGTTGCTGACTGCCTTCAGCCTGCAGCGGTACCGCAGCTTCTGCCAGGAGGCATCCCTCGCCAAGACACCAGGGCCTACACAAGACAGCAggctggaagagaagagaaagagtaCGAAGCCAGGACTGGAGGTACGGAGGCTCAGCAATGGCAAAACCATCAGCTCTTTGAAGATAGCgcaccagcagccccggctgATCCAGCTTCGGGAGAGGAAGGCTACACAGATGCTAGCTATTGTCCTGGGTGAGTGAGAGCCACTCTGTCTAGTGGGGTGCAAGGGGTGATGATTTGGGACGAGCAAGAGCAAGGAATCTCCTAATACAgtactgagtttaaaaaaatgcaagccagGCCCAGACTTCAGCTGTCACCGCTCCACAAACTCAGGAGAGACAACAGTGGGACATTTAGGGATCTAGGGTAATGCTCTCAAATGTTGAGAGCCAAGTACGTTAGtgttttatttgctgtgttttgttacccttttgttttaaatcagtgGCCAACAATCAGTGGCTAGAGGGAGCAACAGCCAAcacctttgctttcccttttcctttattt
This genomic interval from Calonectris borealis chromosome 1, bCalBor7.hap1.2, whole genome shotgun sequence contains the following:
- the DRD3 gene encoding D(3) dopamine receptor — its product is MALFTRTSSHPNTTDPIPCGADNATKPDLPHSHAYYALCYCILILAIIFGNVLVCLAVLRERTLQTTTNYLVVSLAVADLLVATLVMPWVVYLEVTGGVWTFSRICCDIFVTMDVMMCTASILNLCAISIDRYTAVVKPVQYQYSTGQSSCRRVSLMIVIVWMLAFAVSCPLLFGFNTTVLQTFQVTGNFRELESTLSREHMERKALPNRCQGTFSPCLPLKCPGQEVSTKRKLLTAFSLQRYRSFCQEASLAKTPGPTQDSRLEEKRKSTKPGLEVRRLSNGKTISSLKIAHQQPRLIQLRERKATQMLAIVLGAFIVCWLPFFLIHILNAHCPSCHVPPGLYSASTWLGYVNSALNPIIYTTFNTDFRKAFLKILCC